The nucleotide window GTTAGCCCCATTCGTCTATTCGTATTATTTTAttggattaacttttttttattattttgtaaagaGTTTTTCTGTTCTTAAAGTTCTAAAAAAAATGACCGTTATTCGAGCTAAGAATATTGTTTAAAACAAAGCCTGTGCGCATCACTGGCAAAGCAAAGCGTTTTAAGCTATTAAACACAAGAGAGTTATGCATAAAAATCAACAGGTATACAATGTTCGTAAATATAACACTCAGTCGGCTTACTAAGATTACAAGATGCCCGACCCAAGGATATAAACGTATTTACACAgaaataaaggcatatatatatatatatatatatatatatatatatatatatgtatatatatatatacacacacacacacacacacacacatacatgtgtgtgtgtgtgtgtgtgtgcatttatatatgtatgtatatatatatctatatatataaatatatatatatatatatatatatatatatatatatatatatatatattcacacacacacactcacacacacacacacacatatgcatgtgtgtgtgtgggtgtgtgtgtgtgtgggcgtgtgggtgtgtgtgtgtgtgtgtatgtatatatatatatatatatatatatatatgtatatatatatatatatatatatatatatataatatatatgtatatatgtgtgtatatatatatatataatatatatatgtgtgtatgtatatatatgtacgtgtgtgtgtatatatatatatatatatatatatatatatatatatatatatatatatgtgtgtgaatatatatgtgtgtgtgtgtgtgtgtttgtgtgtgtgtgtatatatgcatatatatatatatatatatatatatatatatatatatatgtgtgtgtgtgtatgtatgtatgtatatgtatatatatatttatatatatatatatatatatacatatacacacacatgcatgtgtgtgtgtgtgtgtttgtgtgtatatatacatatatacatatacatatacatatatatgtgtatatatatatatatatatatatatatatatatatatatacacacacatggatgtgtgtgtgtgtgtgtgtatatattcatacatatatatatatatatatatatatatatatatatatatatatgtatgtatatatatatacacacgcacacacacacacacacacacacacacacacaggtgtgtgtatgtgtgtgtgtgtgtgtatatgtgtatatgtaaatatatatatatattcatgtatatatagatgtgtatatatgtgtatatatatatatttatatatatatatatatgtgtgtgtgtgtgtgtgtgtgtgtgtgtatatgtatacacatatacacatatatatatatatatatatatatatatatatatatatatatgcatatatatatatatatatatatatacatacatatatatatgcatatatgtatacatacatacatacatatatatatatatatatatatatatatattagagaaagagagagagagagagagagagagagagagagagagagagagagagagagagataagagagagagacagagagagagagggagattaatttgatactaataatattatgttAGGCAGAATAGGTAAATGTTATAAACAAAAtccttttgctattgttattgatcAAAATACACAGAAAGACATGTCGAGACCACTCTGGGAGCGTATTTTCCTAGAGCTACAAGTTAATAAATAACAAAGCTGAAAAGAATtagataaaatttttaaaaatccggATAACGAAACTGCTTCCCACGATTagcgaatgagaataaataacctCACAAGGTAAAATGAGTATGGATTTTACACAATTCACCAGATATAATACCCGTGATGATAATAAAGCCCTGTTCAATTattaattctcatccatacctcttTCAAAATTTGTTGCAATGAATCATGTGACATTTAATCGCTTATCTTATCGAAAACTTTTCACCAGCTTGATTTTAAATTTTAACTATCTTATAAGAATATATCTCCCTTTATGCACTCATACTCTCTAGGCTACTTATTAAACTTAttgtgtttagttttgtttttaccATGTTATTTCTAGCATTCCCTTCGAGATTAAGAGTGGAAGACGGCCCATAAtgtaattaagataaaaataatcgtGATTAAATGGCGCGACATTCGCAATAATGTTCTCAGTATATATCAATAAGTTTAAACTGGTATCAACAACAGTTTCCACCACCCTTTGGTATTCTTTATTCCTGTTTACTTTTAATGACTTTCCACGGGCAAAATGAATATGCGCTTAAGttcaaatagataaagaaaggttttattttatcatatatattcttcatCAAACCCAAAAAGATTTGTGGCTCCTCAAGGTACACTCTTTCCGGGCCCCCAAAGGTCTAGCTACGCCTCTGAGGATAAATAACAAATTTCAATACAGAAAAGACTAATGgtagaaatcataataaaaaggatCAAGAATGtaacctgatgatgatgataagtagtataataacaataatactactaccaaaagcaacagcaatatatagggataataatgatatttcaataataaaagttatgaaaatgatgaatcaTCATACTAATGGTAATCAccgtataatgataatagtgatagtgataatgacattaataacaagtaatagtagaaattatgattatgatgatgatgatgatattagtaataataataataataatgaggatgaggatgatgataatgataatattgatgataataatgatactagtattgataatggtaatgagaatgatgatgataaaatataatgataatgaaattacagtgatgataaagataataataataataataataatgttttatcagaaggatgataaaaatgatattattaataacaatgatgataataataataataataatggttataatgataatgataataataacggtaataatgatggtaataatgataataatgatgataataataataataataacattgataataataataaaaagaaaaagaagaatggttaagataacaataataatgattatgataacaataataattataatattaatagttataataatataaataataataataatagtgataataatattaaaaataataataacaaagataataataattataataacagtaataatactgataacgataatgaaggacgagaaaagggaggaagaggagtagaaaatAGACGTCATTATTATGGCCAAATGTAtaccgataataattatgatgtaaaTTGATTATCATTACGCTGCCCGcactttctgttttatctttatcgtcataataatattataccaAAATATACAAGTCTGAAATACTCTTATTGTCCAAAATGTCAATTCACACTTAACTTTGCAATGAAGTGTTTAAAATTCGCGCTCAACGTGGGAGAGGATGTGCAGCGTTTGGTATTTTTGATCAACacgttatttcactttttttgtcttttgtctataGAAATTGTCCCTgctttgaatatttattttatgtgtgcCTTACGTTTGATTCATATAAGCAAGAGAATGTTTAGTCAGTCTTAATACATTGACATGTAAACAATTGTTAATTTTGTTCGGATGGATGGACTTGATACCGAAGGCTATTTCACTCTTTAATGCATTTTGATTGATAATAGCTGCATTTAGCCTTGTAAATTCATATCATATGGAAACTTTAAATTCTCTAAATATATTGGTAACAAAAAGATAAGTTTGACACAACAGGAAATTAGTATTTCTTTTAAAATCCAGCTTCATCGTCAAGTGGAATCCCGAGTCAGCATCGGGACATGCCGGGTGTACCTCAGAGATAAGTGACAGGAAACAGTACATCTCATGATTCCGTGATTATTCTACTCTAATTCGGCCTTAAAGTATCATTCACCATGGTGAGTTGATTTGAAAAGTTAATTTCTACCCATGTGATGAAAATAGAAGGGTCAAAGGAGTGTAGAAAGGGCAAAAATAAAGCCGTTTGCGTGGGTCGAGGTGTTGGTGTATGAATCACTATGGCTGTAACGCCTAAGTGGGAGGGGGTTTTATcactgaaaggggagggggacgaaggaaaACGGATAATTTCATCCACTGTTATGGGTTTCCGGTCGTATTAGCAATTTGTTGATGAAAGaggtattttttttgtgttacgAGGGATATTTTGCTTGAATATTTGAATCTTTCTATTTTGGACCCTGCAGATTTGGGATGAAAAGAATGACTTATTTGGTAAATTACGATTACATTCCTTATTAAAAGAAGCGAAGGGAAGCCAATCACTCATTAGAAGAAGTAATATGATAGATAAAGACGAAGTTTGACCTGAACACTTTCACTAAGTATTTGTGCCTGGTAGAGAAGAAATAGGCCCTAGTCTGTTCACTAAAGATCATGAATAAACCTGCTAGTGATTTCCTGAATTTTCTGCAAGGTTCCCCAATTGCAGTCGAGTCCCAGATAGATATGTTGATTTAATGTTACGGGGCAACAAGCTTTTTGTGGGCTTTGATTGTTAATAAATATGAACTCTCGGGCTTGAGAATAAGAAATATCAGTGTCAGAGAACCAGGACTGGATGACTGAAAAGCTGACTAAGCTGTGCATAGATTATATGGCTCACAAATTCCTGTTCTGGACTCAGTCCAGTCTTACCAAGCCAGGCCATGGCCATCCAGGAATGAAGTGACACTAAAAGTAACAAAGCAATATGATGAATCTCAGAGGCCTGCTAAAGTCTTCCTAgtgtctttgactctctctctatataaagagTATAAAGAGTGGCATTCAACAATATTGCcaatcttattcatatttttacaataatattatagttatgTCCATGACGATGATATTTTAGGTTATTGAagtgatattgtgtgtgtttgtgtgtgtttttgtgtgtttttgtgtgttttgtgtgtgtgtgtgtgtgtgtgtgtgtgtgtgtgtgtgtgtgtgtgtgtttgtgtgtgtgtgtgatactattTGCATCACAATATGTCTACTTCCAGAATATTTAATCACAACTTAAACTTCATATACCTTATTTGATTAAAAGACATTGGTTTGGTAATTATTTAGATCCACACTTCTGCCACACACCTCACTCCTTTTTGACACAACCTTTGTACACCACTATTGTTTTGGATTTTAAAAGTGTAGGCTGTCTTTTGTTGATCACAGTAAGTTTTAATGGGATATTGATAGAACAGGGTCAGCAAAATTTTGAAAGTCTCAGCAGTTGTCTTTCAAACATTTGGCTTTGTTCTCAATATGTGATATACAGGAATTGGATGGTTACATGAAAGATATGTACAtgaagaattttatatatatatatatatatatatatatatatatatatatatatatatatatatatatattctgtgtgtgttttcataggATGATATGAAATACTAATACAGGATTCATATGTAAAATCATATGAAACCTTGGAGGAAAGCTTACAAAGATTTGAACTCTTATTTAAAGGTTTTAGATATTATTGATTATTTGCAATTAATGACCTTGTAATGTGAATTCACTCTGCATAAcagtttgtattttgttgtttaatgttttattaggatatacattttcctctctctccctctctctctctctctctcttttctctctctctcttttttctctctctctgttttctctctctctttttctctctcttttctctctctttttctctctctctttttctctctctctctctctctctctctctctctctctctctctctctctctctctctctctctctctctctctctctctctctctctctctttctctctctttctctctctctctctctctctctctctctctctctctctctctctctctctctctctctctctctctctctctctctctcttttttttctctctctctttttctctttctttctctttttctctttctttctctctttctttctctctttctctctctctctctctctctctctctctctctctctctctctctctctctctctctctctctctctctctctctctctttctctctttctctttttttttctctctctttttctctttctctctttctctctttctctctttctctctttctctctttctttctctctctttctctctctctctctctctctctctctctctctctctctctctctctctctctctctctctctctctctctctctctctctcttcctctctctctcttcctctctctctctttctcactctctctttctcactctcttcctctctctcaatctccctctctccctatctccctctctccctatctccctttctccctatctccctttctccctttctccctttctccctctccctcccttcctccctccctttctctctctctctctctctctctctctctctctctctctctctctctctctctctctctctctctctctctctctctctctccctctccctctctctccctccctctctctctctctctctctctctctctctctctctctctctctctctctctctctctctctctctctctctctctctctctctctccccctccctccctctctctctctccctccctccctccctccctccctccctccctccctctccctccctctccctccctccctccctccctctccctccctccctccctccctccctccctccctccctccctccctccctccctccctccctctctctctctctctctctctctctctctctttttctatctctctctcttttctctctctctctctcttttctctctctctctctctctctctctctctctctctctctctctctctctctctctctttctctctctctctttctctctctctcttctctctctctctttctctctctctcttctctctctctctctctctctctctctctctctctctctctctctctctctctctctctctctctctctctctctctctctctctctctctctccctctctccccccccctccttccctctctctctctctctctctctctctctctatatatatatatatatatatatatatatatatatatatatatatacatatatatatataggttgtgtgtgtgtgtgggtgtttgtacaaCAGTTTTTGTAAGATGGtttctttttattaaatttcATAGATATTAGATATTAGCTTTTCAATTTGCATATCCCTTTCAGTCTGCCACTTTGCGCCCATATCTGAATGCTGTACGACACACCTTGTCAGCTGCAATGTGTCTGCAGAACTTCAATTCCCAGGTGGTGGAGCGACATAATAAACCAGAGGTAGAAGTAAGGTAAGCTTTACTTAAATAGTGTTCATTGCAACAAATgtggaaaaggtgtgaatgagaacaaATATCATGACAGGGCAAGATGTGTAGATGATTGGGTTTCAGTTATATCTTTTTTAAAAATACATGAAATGCATGTAATACTGGTAAAGATATAATCAAAAAGGGGTAAATACATCTCATGCACTGTAaggatattcatttttctttataccTTTAACCTtagtgttagttattattattgcaaggaTTGAACTTTGTTAAGTGATATCACATACAGGATCAATGTTTTTCACTTACGTATTGCGGTTTGGGAGTGCTGTGTAACcattttatcctttctcttcagAAGGGTTTTACATTCTTTTATAATCTCTATGAACGAAAATCAGATCATATTCATTTATCAGGTTAGTTTCACAGTAGTTCAAATATATCATTTCTATTCTCTAGATGATTAGCACATATAATTCTGTATATTTCTGTAACAATTATGATCATCCAAAAGGTCACAGAGGCCAGATCACTTAGATTTTGATCCATACACTTGTTTTAAATGTTTCTAGAAATTTCTTTTTACTAATAGCTGGAACACCAATGTTGACCATCATATGGTGAATAAAATCACATTTcgtatttaaatgtgtgtttctATGAAAGAAGTTCATTTGATAATTGTGTATAGGTTATTAATCAAATACATATGATTGAACGAGGCACAacatgagaatgaataatttcataATGCAAAAGGTGTAATTCACGctacttcatatttttttcaacatttctcACAGGAtactttatttaaatattttgctatctttccatatattctttttttatttttgttttcttttcttgtgattATAAATTTTGCTTTCTGTTTTCAGATCTAGTAAGGAGCTCCTTATGACAGCTGTTGTTGTTAGtcggaatgagaaagagaaagtgctcATAGAGCCTTCCATTAACTCCATCAGGATCTCCATTGCCATTAAACAAGCTGATGACATTGAACGTATTCTCTGCCATAAATTTATGAGGTAAGACTTTTGGTGGAATTTTTTTGAAATGTTACTCTTTCCCTTCTAATCTATCCTACTTCTCTATTAGACTAAATAAATGTTCTCACAACTAATGATTGTTATAAGGACTTTCAATTCTGTTAAGGGACAACTTCTAGGTAAATCCAAACTAGCCCTAGATTGCTTTAGGTTCTTGGggttgtattttcttcttcttcttcttctttttcttctacctttcttttctagctttcttgtcttctcttttcatattttttctttacttttttcttgcaACATAGAAAACACATCAAAAGATTTTTGACATCTTAATCAACTCACCCTTCTAATTTGTTTAATTTATcccttatatataaattaatatatagccATAATACCATTTTTCTTAGATTAGCATGTACATAATTATTGATGAATATGACTTTCAGGATTCATAATATTTTACAGGTTCATGATGATGAGGGCAGAAAACTTCATTATTCTTAGGAGAAAACCTGTTGAGGTAAGaatattttctcttccattttgccGAGGAGAAATTCCCATCACCTTATTCCTCATTATCTAACACTTACTCCACACTATACCTACATTTCAAACCAAAAGAGCTGATCCTCCCTCTAGGATGTAAGCAAGGCACCTACATCTTGATACTTTCCTGCTGTATCAAGTGGCATCAGAAGATAAAGTAGAACATCAAAGGGAACAAATGTCTTAATGAAATGGAGTACTATCTTTGGTGCTTAGTTTTACTACTTTATTGCCTACTAGATTCTATATCCAATAAATTATTCAACCAGTAGAGTCATGTCTTATGGGGGGGTTTTCATGCAAGATATTGATAAGAACTCCTAACAGTGTTatgtaagaatttttttttttataaaatcattATCCAACAATTTTCCATAGAACATTCCCCtttttgaaaatatgaaaatatgtgaaCTAATTTGATAAGAATTGATTATGTACATTCATACTGATAAGCTATGATGGaaattgtataattttttttgtgattcaACATTTTTGATTTATTATAAGTACGAAGAACTACAATTAAGTTTGTTACTGACTTTGAAAACTTAACCCCCTCTTTTCAACCCCACCACCACAGTGTAAATGTTCCGCAACCATACTGAACTGACTGTTCCCTTCCTTCTGTGGGTTAGTGTGTATTAAATTGCCAAGTCCAAACTATTAAGTCTGtgtgatttgtttttgtattgatAAATGCATCCACCCACCAAAATAgtagatataaaattatatgtattatcatatcatgataatgattaaatacatcatcaccaccttctgcCAGTATTCACACAGCCTGAAGATGTAAGGATACCATTGGCCAGCAGATGATTAGTTTCTCATAgaagtaaatagaaataaaaatttatgaaaaaaaaatgtgggtgggggggatggaagCTCAGTACTGTCAACACATCAAACAGTATCCCAATCCTTATTGACAAAACATAGATCTATTGCCATTACAAGACTCTCATTACGTAGGGCATTCCATTTACTGGCAGTCATTACGAGgtatgaatatgaaaaagaattGTGAATCCAGTACAGCATATATGTTTTAAAGTGTAGCTAATTTCATAATTTAGATACATAAgagattatgtatttttttcttttttatctgtcaaCATCACAAAGTTGTCTTCATTGTAAtgatatatgattaatatttccAGAGTTTCAGGTACTTTAGTCTGTTTTTGAGGGAGGTGAAAAAAAATGTTGCCGTGTTGAAAGGACTTTGGGTCTGTCCTAAATGGCCTCAGGGAGCCAGGGTTTTCCCCTGTTTAATTATCTAGTCCATACCCCTCATGGGGACTCTGAAAGGTGAACCATTTTACTTCCTCaaatactccaggcttaccatggccagtaatgaattTGTACCCTTATTAGGAGTACTGAGGCTTGCACctgtattactactaccattatcattattattattattattgccatcatcattattagtcacagttattatttgcatatttgtaatATTTATGTCTTTCCAGGGTTATGACATTTCCTTCCTCATCACCAACTTCCACACAGAGCAGATGTTCAAGCACAAGTTAGTAGACTTCGTGATCCACTTTATGGAGGAAATTGATAAGGAAATTTCAGAGATGAAACTTGCAGTGAATGCACGTGCCAGAGAATGTGCCATGGAGTACTTAAAAAGGGTAagatttattattcttatgaaataattttatttgtacacTTTATAGTCTGACTTCAGTTAGTAT belongs to Penaeus chinensis breed Huanghai No. 1 chromosome 4, ASM1920278v2, whole genome shotgun sequence and includes:
- the LOC125025161 gene encoding actin-related protein 2/3 complex subunit 4 yields the protein MSATLRPYLNAVRHTLSAAMCLQNFNSQVVERHNKPEVEVRSSKELLMTAVVVSRNEKEKVLIEPSINSIRISIAIKQADDIERILCHKFMRFMMMRAENFIILRRKPVEGYDISFLITNFHTEQMFKHKLVDFVIHFMEEIDKEISEMKLAVNARARECAMEYLKRF